The following proteins come from a genomic window of Halomarina ordinaria:
- a CDS encoding Hsp20/alpha crystallin family protein, translating into MSALRDALQDLPDAVFADLLESDDAYLVVVDLPGATADTVDARVDEGTLRLEVQRAKDLPDEFRYLSEDRSLFLDAELRLPPDATGNGAEATIERGVLELTLPKTSAAPDEPIPVRDG; encoded by the coding sequence ATGTCTGCCCTGCGCGATGCGCTGCAGGACCTTCCCGACGCGGTGTTCGCAGACCTGCTGGAGTCGGACGACGCCTACCTGGTCGTCGTCGACCTCCCGGGTGCGACCGCCGACACCGTCGACGCCCGCGTCGACGAGGGGACGCTGCGCCTCGAGGTGCAGCGGGCGAAGGACCTCCCCGACGAGTTCCGCTACCTCAGCGAGGACCGCTCGCTGTTCCTCGACGCCGAGTTGCGCCTCCCGCCGGACGCGACCGGCAACGGCGCCGAGGCGACCATCGAGCGGGGCGTCCTCGAACTGACGCTGCCGAAGACGTCGGCCGCGCCGGACGAACCGATTCCGGTGAGGGATGGGTAG
- a CDS encoding ABC1 kinase family protein, producing the protein MTARAYRRFFVVAWQFLPVLLAYARDRRRFFLFGKAREVTPEMRRQRARTLLESMLTLGPTFIKLGQLLSTRPDILPPEYIEEFSTLQDEVPAAPWAEARQVLEAELGAPAEAFEAFDTEAISGASLGQVYVARHEGQQVAVKVRRPNIESLVEADLRVIQFSLPILMRFVGQAQSFSLETLADEFATVIREEMDYGREARMLQEIRSNFADNDAIRIPAVVEERSTGRVLTMEFVPGTKISEIADLDALGVDRTGLAETLQRVYLQMIIEDGVFHADPHPGNLAVQDDGTIVFYDFGMSGRVPPFIQEKIVDFYIGVANQDIDAILDALIEMGTLSPEADRETMGDVMELAIADVRGEEIEQYRVQQIVNQVEDTIYEFPLRLPPNLALVLRVATVVEGVCVTLDPKFDFIDVATTYLREQGFLEAGVQQFVEERVEEVNQATQSIVRVPPKLERTLDDLDRGNVTVTAEFADPDGVMEDLAKRLSYTLLLLASGLATAILYAAGATLATAVAGIVATTFAVLLFLSFRKQTGIRAQPQFTRQNLRQRQPGGLDGTGGQSAPGGQSARNGRAPGGSASSDAGTPTANGHDRAASSEGTSTARSDGTSRER; encoded by the coding sequence GTGACGGCCCGCGCGTACCGGCGCTTCTTCGTCGTCGCGTGGCAGTTCCTGCCCGTCCTGCTCGCGTACGCCCGCGACCGCCGGCGCTTCTTCCTCTTCGGGAAGGCCCGCGAGGTCACCCCGGAGATGCGTCGCCAGCGCGCGCGGACGCTCCTCGAGTCGATGCTCACGCTCGGCCCGACGTTCATCAAGCTCGGCCAGTTGCTGTCGACGCGCCCCGACATCCTCCCGCCGGAGTACATCGAGGAGTTCTCGACGCTCCAGGACGAGGTCCCCGCCGCACCGTGGGCCGAGGCCCGGCAGGTGCTCGAGGCGGAACTCGGTGCCCCCGCGGAGGCGTTCGAGGCGTTCGACACCGAGGCCATCAGCGGCGCGAGCCTCGGGCAGGTGTACGTCGCACGCCACGAGGGCCAGCAGGTCGCGGTGAAGGTGCGCCGACCGAACATCGAGTCGCTCGTCGAGGCCGACCTCCGCGTCATCCAGTTCTCGCTGCCCATCCTCATGCGGTTCGTCGGTCAGGCGCAGTCGTTCTCGCTGGAGACGCTCGCCGACGAGTTCGCCACCGTCATCCGCGAGGAGATGGACTACGGCCGCGAGGCGCGGATGCTCCAGGAGATTCGCTCGAACTTCGCCGACAACGACGCCATCCGTATCCCGGCGGTCGTCGAGGAGCGCTCGACCGGCCGCGTCCTGACCATGGAGTTCGTCCCCGGAACGAAGATATCGGAGATAGCGGACCTCGACGCGCTCGGGGTCGACCGCACGGGCCTCGCCGAGACCCTCCAGCGGGTCTACCTCCAGATGATAATCGAGGACGGCGTCTTCCACGCCGACCCGCACCCCGGCAACCTCGCCGTCCAGGACGACGGCACCATCGTCTTCTACGACTTCGGCATGAGCGGGCGTGTCCCGCCGTTCATCCAGGAGAAGATCGTCGACTTCTACATCGGCGTCGCCAACCAGGACATCGACGCCATCCTCGACGCGCTCATCGAGATGGGGACGCTCTCGCCGGAGGCCGACCGCGAGACGATGGGCGACGTGATGGAACTCGCCATCGCGGACGTGCGCGGCGAGGAGATAGAGCAGTACCGCGTCCAGCAGATCGTCAACCAGGTCGAGGACACCATCTACGAGTTCCCGCTCCGCCTCCCGCCCAACCTCGCGCTCGTCCTGCGCGTCGCGACGGTCGTCGAGGGGGTCTGCGTCACGCTCGACCCGAAATTCGACTTCATCGACGTGGCGACGACCTACCTCCGCGAACAGGGTTTCCTCGAGGCGGGCGTCCAGCAGTTCGTCGAGGAGCGCGTCGAGGAGGTCAACCAGGCGACGCAGTCCATCGTCCGCGTCCCGCCGAAACTGGAGCGGACGCTCGACGACCTCGACCGGGGGAACGTCACCGTCACCGCCGAGTTCGCGGACCCCGACGGCGTGATGGAGGACCTCGCGAAGCGCCTCAGCTACACCTTGCTGCTCCTGGCGAGCGGCCTCGCGACGGCCATCCTCTACGCCGCCGGCGCGACGCTCGCGACGGCCGTCGCGGGCATCGTCGCGACGACGTTCGCCGTCTTACTGTTCCTCTCGTTCCGCAAGCAGACGGGCATCCGCGCCCAGCCGCAGTTCACGAGACAGAACCTCCGACAGCGTCAACCGGGCGGCCTCGACGGGACCGGCGGGCAGAGCGCACCCGGCGGACAGAGCGCGAGAAACGGGCGCGCGCCGGGGGGGAGCGCGAGTTCGGACGCCGGTACGCCGACCGCGAACGGTCACGACCGGGCCGCCTCCAGCGAGGGGACGAGCACGGCGCGGTCGGACGGTACGTCGCGCGAGCGGTGA
- a CDS encoding aminotransferase class I/II-fold pyridoxal phosphate-dependent enzyme, with protein sequence MDVEPFALERWFARVEHEADVMLAESGIRSLPASRFDTDPGDLGYVIPTNGDPDFRADVAATYGRGNEEVLFTCGAQEANLLAVLSLVDEGDHAVVVTPTYQSLRSLPDAVGEVTTVDLDPPGWDLDVDAVAGAMRPETTLVVLNNPNNPTGRYLDEGTVRAVYDVAADNGAYLLCDEVYRQLAQDPLPPVASMGEFGVSTTSVTKAYGLAGLRFGWLAGPPEVVEAAWNWKDYTTISPSAFGQHVARQAFDDRATILAESRRLARDHRDRTRAFVERHDLAWYDPVGVNGFITVPDGFATGQAFCERVVEEESVVLAPGDAFGQPDYVRLGFGLPTAELEEGLARLDAFLSRHG encoded by the coding sequence ATGGACGTCGAACCCTTCGCGCTGGAGCGCTGGTTCGCGCGCGTCGAACACGAGGCCGACGTGATGCTCGCCGAGAGCGGCATCCGGAGCCTCCCCGCCTCCCGTTTCGACACCGACCCGGGCGACCTGGGGTACGTCATCCCGACCAACGGCGACCCCGACTTCCGGGCGGACGTCGCCGCGACGTACGGCCGGGGTAACGAGGAGGTACTGTTCACCTGTGGCGCCCAGGAGGCGAACCTGCTCGCCGTCCTCTCGCTGGTCGACGAGGGCGACCACGCCGTCGTCGTCACGCCCACGTACCAGTCGCTCCGGTCGCTCCCCGACGCCGTCGGCGAGGTGACGACGGTCGACCTGGACCCTCCCGGGTGGGACCTTGACGTGGACGCCGTGGCGGGCGCGATGCGTCCCGAGACGACGCTGGTCGTCCTCAACAACCCGAACAACCCGACCGGCCGCTACCTCGACGAGGGGACGGTCCGTGCCGTCTACGACGTCGCCGCCGACAACGGCGCCTACCTGCTCTGCGACGAGGTGTACCGTCAGCTAGCCCAGGACCCCCTCCCGCCGGTGGCGAGCATGGGCGAGTTCGGCGTCAGCACGACGAGCGTCACCAAGGCCTACGGGCTGGCGGGCCTGCGCTTCGGCTGGCTGGCCGGCCCGCCCGAGGTGGTCGAGGCCGCCTGGAACTGGAAGGACTACACCACCATCTCGCCCTCGGCGTTCGGCCAGCACGTCGCCCGCCAGGCGTTCGACGACCGCGCGACGATTCTCGCCGAGAGCCGACGCCTCGCGCGCGACCACCGCGACCGGACGCGGGCGTTCGTCGAACGACACGACCTGGCGTGGTACGACCCCGTCGGCGTCAACGGGTTCATCACCGTCCCCGACGGGTTCGCGACGGGGCAGGCGTTCTGCGAGCGGGTGGTCGAGGAGGAGTCGGTCGTCCTCGCGCCGGGCGATGCCTTCGGCCAGCCCGACTACGTTCGGCTGGGCTTCGGCCTCCCGACCGCGGAGTTGGAGGAGGGGCTCGCCCGACTCGACGCGTTCCTCTCCCGCCACGGGTAG
- a CDS encoding translation initiation factor IF-5A — MAKQQNEVRDLQEGSYVMIEDTPCVINSYSTAKPGKHGSAKARVEGKGVFDSKKRNFTQPVDAKVWVPIIDRKQGQVISVNGNDMQVMDLESYETITMRVPEGIDPASNDEIEYLQYEDQRKIV; from the coding sequence ATGGCGAAACAACAGAACGAGGTTCGCGACCTTCAGGAAGGAAGCTACGTGATGATCGAGGACACGCCGTGCGTCATCAACTCGTACAGCACGGCCAAGCCCGGCAAGCACGGAAGCGCGAAGGCTCGCGTCGAGGGCAAGGGCGTCTTCGACAGCAAGAAGCGCAACTTCACCCAGCCGGTCGACGCGAAGGTGTGGGTCCCGATAATCGACCGCAAGCAGGGCCAGGTCATCAGCGTCAACGGAAACGACATGCAGGTGATGGACCTCGAGTCCTACGAGACCATCACGATGCGCGTCCCCGAGGGCATCGACCCCGCCTCGAACGACGAGATCGAGTACCTGCAGTACGAAGACCAGCGAAAGATCGTCTGA
- the speB gene encoding agmatinase — translation MFPGALAEREAAAYVLVGAPLDVSTTFQPGTRFGPDRVRTFSRTFDDFDHHTAAHFTDLGVHDAGDIHAWDDAEAYLTFLEGTLSDVRDDGALPLLLGGEHTVSLAGVRACDPATVVVLDAHLDLRAEYDGNPLSHATVTRHALDVADEAVVLGARTGSEAEWERASEADVTVVPPEDVDEWAAAPDLAGPCYLSVDIDAADPAYAPGTGTMEPFGLAPREMHRVVRALAPDCVGFDVVEVNDRDDGQAATLAGKLLRAFVFAHAHGDEDEDGNDR, via the coding sequence ATGTTCCCCGGGGCGCTCGCCGAGCGCGAGGCGGCGGCGTACGTGCTTGTCGGTGCCCCGCTCGACGTTTCGACGACGTTTCAACCAGGGACGAGATTCGGACCCGACCGCGTGCGGACCTTCTCCCGCACGTTCGACGACTTCGACCACCACACAGCGGCGCACTTCACCGACCTCGGCGTCCACGACGCGGGCGACATCCACGCCTGGGACGACGCCGAGGCCTACCTCACCTTCCTCGAGGGGACGCTCTCGGACGTGCGCGACGACGGCGCGCTCCCCCTGCTCCTCGGCGGCGAGCACACCGTCTCCCTCGCCGGCGTGCGCGCCTGCGACCCCGCGACCGTGGTGGTCCTCGACGCCCACCTCGACCTCAGAGCGGAGTACGACGGCAACCCGCTGAGTCACGCGACGGTCACGCGCCACGCCCTCGACGTCGCCGACGAGGCCGTCGTCCTCGGCGCGCGCACCGGGAGCGAGGCCGAGTGGGAACGCGCGAGCGAGGCCGACGTGACCGTCGTCCCGCCAGAGGACGTGGACGAGTGGGCCGCCGCCCCGGACCTCGCCGGGCCGTGTTACCTCAGCGTCGACATCGACGCCGCGGACCCCGCCTACGCCCCCGGGACGGGGACGATGGAGCCGTTCGGCCTCGCGCCCCGCGAGATGCACCGCGTCGTCCGGGCGCTCGCGCCCGACTGCGTCGGGTTCGACGTCGTAGAGGTGAACGACCGCGACGACGGCCAGGCGGCGACGCTGGCGGGGAAACTGCTCCGCGCGTTCGTGTTCGCACACGCACACGGGGACGAGGATGAGGACGGGAACGACCGTTAG
- a CDS encoding Nif3-like dinuclear metal center hexameric protein, which translates to MRLSTLRERLDERLSTADYADVDASPNGLQVGPDEAEVDRVAVAVDAAEATIEAATEADADLLLTHHGLVWGGLDRVTGRDYRRIAPLAREDLALYVSHLPLDGHPELGNAAGLADHLGLGAREAFGELGPVHIGQRGRFEDSRTVDDVRDALDDLEGSAGTQVLDFGPERIESVAIVTGSGADWLDEAREAGVDAFVTGEGKQQVYHEAREAGVTVFLAGHYATETFGVRSLAGLCSEWGVETTYLSHPTGL; encoded by the coding sequence ATGCGCCTCTCGACACTTCGTGAACGCCTCGACGAGCGCCTCTCGACCGCCGACTACGCCGACGTGGACGCCAGCCCCAACGGCCTCCAGGTGGGGCCGGACGAGGCCGAGGTCGACCGCGTCGCGGTCGCCGTCGACGCCGCCGAGGCCACTATCGAGGCGGCTACCGAGGCGGACGCGGACCTCCTGCTCACCCACCACGGCCTCGTCTGGGGCGGGCTCGACCGCGTGACGGGCCGCGACTACCGACGCATCGCCCCGCTCGCCCGCGAGGACCTCGCGCTCTACGTCTCGCACCTCCCGCTCGACGGCCATCCCGAACTGGGGAACGCGGCCGGTCTCGCCGACCACCTCGGCCTCGGTGCGCGCGAGGCGTTCGGCGAACTCGGCCCGGTCCACATCGGCCAACGGGGGCGGTTCGAGGATTCCCGCACGGTGGACGACGTGCGCGACGCGCTCGACGACCTGGAGGGGAGCGCGGGGACGCAGGTCCTCGACTTCGGACCGGAGCGCATCGAGTCGGTCGCTATCGTCACCGGGAGCGGTGCCGACTGGCTCGACGAGGCACGCGAGGCTGGCGTCGACGCGTTCGTCACCGGGGAGGGGAAACAGCAGGTGTACCACGAGGCGCGCGAGGCGGGCGTCACCGTCTTCCTCGCGGGCCACTACGCGACCGAGACGTTCGGCGTCCGGTCGCTCGCGGGGCTGTGCTCGGAGTGGGGCGTGGAGACGACGTACCTCTCGCACCCGACCGGTCTCTGA
- a CDS encoding deoxyhypusine synthase — MTDHSDSDREEFQHDPLGHAQVRAGMTVGDLVEEYGRAGIGAAAVHEAVDVTAEMLADEDCTVFLSLAGAMVPTGMRRVVSDLVRDGHVDALVTTGANLTHDAIEAVGGKHHHGRTGAPERTEREHDERLRDEEVDRIYNVYLPQEHFALFESHLREEVFPPLEEEGSVSIARFCAELGRANAEVNDREGVAEDAGVAAAAFDCDVPVYCPAIQDSVLGLQAWMYSQTSPFSLDALRDMSPLTDLAYEADRAGCLLVGGGVPKNFTLQTMLVTPGAYDYAVQITMDGAATGGLSGATLDEARSWGKLEKDARNVTVLGDATVYLPLLVAGARERMEDAA; from the coding sequence ATGACCGACCACTCCGACTCGGACCGCGAGGAGTTCCAGCACGACCCGCTCGGGCACGCGCAGGTGCGCGCGGGCATGACCGTCGGTGACCTCGTCGAGGAGTACGGCAGGGCGGGTATCGGCGCGGCGGCGGTCCACGAGGCCGTCGACGTCACCGCCGAGATGCTCGCCGACGAGGACTGCACCGTCTTCCTCTCGCTCGCGGGCGCGATGGTCCCCACCGGGATGCGCCGGGTCGTCTCGGACCTCGTCCGCGACGGCCACGTCGACGCGCTGGTGACGACCGGCGCGAACCTCACCCACGACGCCATCGAGGCCGTCGGCGGCAAGCACCACCACGGCCGCACCGGCGCGCCGGAGCGAACCGAGCGCGAACACGACGAGCGCCTCCGCGACGAGGAGGTCGACCGCATCTACAACGTCTACCTCCCCCAGGAGCACTTCGCGCTGTTCGAGTCGCACCTCCGCGAGGAGGTGTTCCCGCCGCTCGAGGAGGAGGGGAGCGTCTCCATCGCCCGGTTCTGTGCGGAACTCGGGCGGGCGAACGCCGAGGTGAACGACCGCGAGGGCGTCGCGGAGGACGCGGGCGTCGCGGCCGCCGCCTTCGACTGCGACGTGCCGGTCTACTGTCCGGCGATTCAGGACTCGGTGCTCGGCCTGCAGGCGTGGATGTACTCCCAGACGTCCCCGTTCTCGCTCGACGCGCTGCGCGACATGTCGCCGTTGACGGACCTCGCCTACGAGGCCGACCGCGCGGGCTGTCTGCTCGTCGGCGGCGGCGTCCCGAAGAACTTCACCCTGCAGACGATGCTCGTCACGCCGGGAGCCTACGACTACGCCGTCCAGATAACGATGGACGGCGCCGCGACCGGTGGGCTCTCCGGGGCGACCCTCGACGAGGCGCGCTCGTGGGGGAAACTGGAGAAGGACGCCCGCAACGTCACCGTCCTCGGGGACGCGACGGTCTACCTCCCCCTGCTCGTCGCGGGCGCACGCGAGCGCATGGAAGACGCGGCCTGA
- a CDS encoding DUF2334 domain-containing protein yields MLLTATLVGGPGVDATLPWEADDGRSNTTDARDGEPTGDREATADAGAKTWVEYDSVVVFRNDDIQPYYRAETMRSVDRIFVEEGVPVTLGVVPRAGDRVDLSEGELCPYLRENAATHPGTFEFALHGYTHERLTDFHGGSEFGGLDPAAQRDRLARGTTALTDCVGERPTTFIPPMDTYDESTVEALGEANYTLVSGGGWFTAEYYDSEGEFTDGGLRHVSNDGGFVANWTTGDFHDGETLERRYDESAAADEVHVQMLHYQDFDSADRRTQLRDLIRHMKASGDVAFLTLGELGEHMDGETIRRTDEGWELLEVDE; encoded by the coding sequence GTGCTCCTGACGGCCACGCTGGTCGGCGGCCCCGGCGTCGACGCGACCCTCCCGTGGGAGGCGGACGACGGACGGTCGAACACGACCGACGCGCGGGACGGCGAACCGACCGGCGACCGCGAGGCGACGGCCGACGCCGGCGCGAAGACGTGGGTCGAGTACGACTCCGTCGTCGTCTTCCGGAACGACGACATCCAGCCGTACTACCGCGCCGAGACGATGCGGAGCGTCGACCGAATCTTCGTCGAGGAGGGCGTGCCGGTGACGCTCGGCGTCGTCCCCCGGGCGGGTGACCGGGTCGACCTGAGCGAGGGTGAGCTCTGTCCCTACCTCCGGGAGAACGCCGCGACACATCCCGGTACGTTCGAGTTCGCCCTCCACGGTTACACCCACGAGCGCCTGACCGACTTCCACGGCGGCAGCGAGTTCGGCGGCCTCGACCCCGCGGCCCAGCGCGACCGGCTCGCACGCGGGACGACGGCCCTCACCGACTGCGTCGGCGAGCGGCCGACGACGTTCATCCCGCCGATGGACACCTACGACGAGTCGACCGTCGAGGCGCTCGGGGAGGCGAACTACACACTCGTCTCCGGCGGCGGCTGGTTCACCGCGGAGTACTACGACAGCGAGGGCGAGTTCACCGACGGCGGCCTCCGCCACGTCTCGAACGACGGCGGGTTCGTCGCCAACTGGACGACCGGTGACTTCCACGACGGCGAGACGCTCGAACGTCGATACGACGAGTCGGCCGCCGCGGACGAGGTTCACGTCCAGATGCTCCACTACCAGGACTTCGACAGCGCCGACAGACGGACGCAGCTCAGGGACCTCATCCGCCACATGAAGGCGTCCGGTGACGTCGCGTTCCTCACCCTCGGCGAACTGGGTGAGCACATGGACGGAGAGACCATCAGGCGGACCGACGAGGGGTGGGAACTCCTCGAAGTCGACGAGTAA
- a CDS encoding DCC1-like thiol-disulfide oxidoreductase family protein: protein MSFVNYVADRTRDTPVNLAMARVVLAGYLVWRTFWFDWHARMEVPYVAFEEYAFVLPPNATVLVVEQWLLIATLLAVLVGYRLRWTATLAAVLVGHLATVRFTLDAHGSVTALFLGVYFLVFFALFAEQDELSADGVRRTGDRELGSLVDRLKRSSRGTYRADALTYSLLAVAILYFGSGFDKLAAGGLGWAEASNLSRILSVRSVIYDQPIPLGVELVNYPLAVEAMAVSTLVLELGLLVAVLARRSVTLFFLGLLAMKVGILLTMGIFFGDVFLLFALFLAWDRLYERLVSDRPVDLVFDERCYFCARSLYPFKLLDVNDTVTFYSQSDVPKRYRERTDVDFDAAMFLFDDGEAHRGYDAFRELLRQFRVFAPLAWVMGLTPVAAVGERVYGYVAENRNRHFTCSIDPDGDLSQ from the coding sequence GTGAGCTTCGTCAACTACGTCGCCGACCGGACGCGCGACACGCCGGTGAACCTCGCGATGGCGCGCGTCGTCCTCGCGGGCTACCTCGTCTGGCGGACGTTCTGGTTCGACTGGCACGCACGCATGGAGGTCCCGTACGTCGCCTTCGAGGAGTACGCCTTCGTCCTCCCGCCGAACGCGACGGTGCTCGTCGTCGAACAGTGGCTCCTCATCGCGACGCTCCTCGCGGTGCTCGTCGGCTACCGCCTCCGGTGGACCGCGACGCTCGCCGCCGTGCTCGTCGGCCACCTCGCCACCGTCCGGTTCACCCTCGACGCCCACGGCTCGGTGACCGCCCTCTTCCTCGGCGTCTACTTCCTCGTCTTCTTCGCGCTGTTCGCCGAGCAGGACGAACTCTCCGCCGACGGCGTCCGGCGCACGGGCGACCGGGAACTGGGGTCGCTCGTCGACCGGCTGAAACGCTCCAGTCGGGGGACCTACCGCGCCGACGCGCTCACCTACAGCCTGCTCGCGGTCGCCATCCTCTACTTCGGGTCCGGGTTCGACAAACTGGCCGCCGGCGGCCTCGGCTGGGCCGAGGCGAGCAACCTCAGTCGCATCCTCTCCGTCCGGAGCGTCATCTACGACCAGCCGATTCCCCTCGGGGTCGAACTGGTGAACTACCCCCTCGCCGTCGAGGCGATGGCCGTCTCCACGCTCGTGCTCGAACTCGGCCTGCTCGTGGCCGTCCTCGCCAGGCGGTCGGTGACGCTCTTCTTCCTCGGTCTGCTCGCGATGAAGGTCGGCATCCTCCTGACGATGGGCATCTTCTTCGGTGACGTCTTCCTCCTGTTCGCGCTCTTCCTCGCGTGGGACCGCCTCTACGAGCGCCTCGTCAGCGACCGACCGGTCGACCTCGTCTTCGACGAGCGGTGTTACTTCTGCGCGCGCAGCCTCTACCCCTTCAAACTGCTCGACGTGAACGACACGGTGACGTTCTACTCGCAGTCGGACGTCCCGAAGCGCTACCGCGAACGGACCGACGTGGACTTCGACGCCGCCATGTTCCTCTTCGACGACGGCGAGGCCCACCGCGGTTACGACGCCTTTCGCGAGCTGCTCCGGCAGTTCCGCGTCTTCGCCCCCCTCGCGTGGGTGATGGGTCTCACACCCGTCGCCGCCGTCGGCGAGCGCGTCTACGGCTACGTCGCGGAGAACCGCAACCGTCACTTCACCTGCTCTATCGACCCCGACGGCGACCTCTCGCAGTAG
- a CDS encoding CPBP family glutamic-type intramembrane protease, giving the protein MDTDVEPGSRLEGSQTGRRTYLRRTAAVFGLGLLGVAGVGVSLALAPEGLPTVPDVPRSVLLVASLVQPAVLVLVAAAVGARLAPGLGFRSHVVARVEGESLRRPLRRAARTAVPVGLAVGGLIVVLDAGLSLLAGAESSLTATEATTVATVLASIPARFLYGGIAEEVLPRWGFMTLLVWVGWRLTGRPTRPSAPVVWAAIVGAAVVFGAAHLPAAAAETSLTPSAVARIVALNAVGGVAFGWVYWRYSLEAAMLAHASAHVALLVPALTTVL; this is encoded by the coding sequence ATGGACACGGACGTCGAGCCCGGGTCGCGACTCGAAGGGAGTCAGACCGGGAGGCGGACCTATCTCCGGCGGACCGCCGCGGTGTTCGGCCTCGGCCTCCTCGGTGTCGCGGGAGTAGGCGTCTCGCTGGCGCTGGCTCCGGAGGGACTTCCCACCGTCCCGGACGTCCCGCGGTCCGTCCTCCTCGTCGCGTCGCTGGTCCAGCCGGCCGTGCTGGTCCTCGTCGCGGCGGCCGTCGGTGCGCGACTCGCGCCGGGCCTCGGCTTTCGGTCGCACGTCGTCGCGCGCGTCGAGGGCGAGTCGCTGCGACGGCCCCTCCGGAGAGCGGCTCGCACGGCGGTCCCGGTCGGCCTCGCCGTCGGGGGACTCATCGTCGTCCTCGACGCCGGACTCTCGCTCCTCGCGGGCGCGGAGAGCAGCCTCACCGCCACGGAGGCGACCACCGTGGCGACGGTTCTGGCGTCGATTCCGGCGCGGTTCCTGTACGGCGGCATCGCGGAGGAGGTCCTCCCCCGGTGGGGGTTCATGACCCTCCTCGTCTGGGTCGGGTGGCGGCTGACGGGCCGGCCCACTCGCCCCTCGGCCCCGGTCGTCTGGGCGGCCATCGTCGGTGCGGCCGTCGTGTTCGGCGCCGCTCACCTCCCGGCCGCGGCCGCGGAGACGTCACTCACCCCGTCGGCCGTCGCACGAATCGTGGCCCTCAACGCCGTCGGCGGGGTCGCGTTCGGCTGGGTCTACTGGCGGTACAGCCTCGAAGCCGCCATGCTCGCGCACGCGTCGGCTCACGTCGCGCTGCTCGTCCCGGCGCTGACCACCGTCCTCTGA